DNA sequence from the Kineococcus endophyticus genome:
CGGGAAGCTGCGCCCCCGCCGCTCGGCCGTCGGCTCCTTCGTCGCCAGCGGCATCCGCCGGCCGCTCGGGCTGCGCCGCAGCGCGAGCGCGAAGATCTGGCCGTTCCTGCTGCTGGCGGCGGCCTACCTGCCCTCGCTCGCCGTCGTCGCCGTCCCCCTGCTGGTGCCGGCCGTGCGCGTGCAGCCGACCGACCTCATCGACTACCCGCAACTGCTGACGACGAACTCGGTCGTGCTCCTCGCCTTCGTGGCGACGTCGATCCCCTCGATGCTCACGCGCGACCGCCGCGACCGCGTCCTGTCGCTGTACTTCGCGACGGCGTTGTCGTGGGTCGAGTACGTGGTGGGCGTCGTGCTGGCCGCCGTCGCGCTGCTCGCGATCATCGTGCTCGGGCCGATGCTCGTGCTCTTCGTCGGCTCCATCGCCACGGCCGAGGCCCCGGGGACGTGGTTCGCCGACAACGTCGGGGACCTGCCGCGCATCGTCGCGGCCGCCGCGCTCGTCGTCCTGTTCCACACGGCCCTGGCGCTGGCCATCGGGTCGCTCACGGCCAAGCGGGTGTTCGCCGTCGGCGGCTACCTGGCGGTGGTCCTCGTCGGCCCGGCCCTCACCGGGGTCGTCGCGGCCGTCACGGGCGACGACTGGCCGCTGTCGCTGGACCCCTCCAGCGGGCCCATCCGGCTCGCGACGACGTTCATCGGCGGCGGGCTCGGGGACCCGGGCGTCCTGGCCTGGGTCGTGTGGGCGGTGGTCGTCCTCGGAGGTTTCGGCGTCCTGGCCGGCCGCTACGCGAAGGGGGGCGACGCGTGAGCGCCGTCGAGCTGACCGGGGTCAGCAAGTGGTTCGCCGACACCGTCGCGCTGTCGGACGTCAGCTTCGCGCTCGGCGCCGGGGTGACGGGTCTGCTGGGGCACAACGGGGCCGGGAAGTCGACGGCGCTGCAACTGCTCGCCGGCGCCACCCGGCCCAGCCAGGGGACCGTGCGGGTGCTCGGCCTCGACCCGCACGCCGACCCCGCCGTGCACCGGGGTCTCGGGATCGTCGCCGACGGCGAGGCCACCTGGGCCCACGCCACCGCCCGCACGCAGGTCGAGTTCCTGGCCCGCCAACGCGGCGTCGCCGACCACCGGGCCGCCACGGCGGCGGTCCTCGAGAGGGTCGGGCTCACCCACGCCGCCGACCGCCGCGTGGGCGGGTTCTCCAAGGGCATGCGGCAGCGGGTCAAGCTCGCCCAGGCCCTCGTGCACGACCCGCAGGTGCTGCTCCTCGACGAACCGCTCAACGGGCTGGACCCGGCGCAGCGGCGCGCCGACGTCGACCTGCTCGCCGCCCTGGGTCAGGAGGGCCGGACGGTCCTCGTCAGTTCGCACGTCCTGTCCGAGGTCGAGCGCATGGCGGCCCGGGTGCTCGTCGTCGTCAACGGCCGGCTCGTCGCCGAGGGGGAACCGGGCGGCATCCGCGAACTGCTCGTCGACCGCCCGCGCACCGTACGGCTGGAGGGCGACCGCGTCCTGGAACTGGCGGGGACGCTGCTCGCCGAGGGGCTCGTGGGGTCGGTGCGGCGCGAGGGCGGCGGACGTCCCGGGGTGCTCGTCGAGGCCCCCCGCGCCGTCGCGCTGGCCGAGGCCGTGCCGCGGCTGGCGCGCGAGTGCTCCACGACGTTGCGGCGCGTCGAGGGTGTGGGGGAGGACCTGGAGAGCGTGTTCGCCCACCTGGTGCGGGCGGCGAGAGGAGCGGGACGATGAGCACCACGCTGTACGGGTTCTCGTTGCGGGGCATCCTGTTCCGCGGCCGGACGGCCGGTTTCGCGGCGCTGCCGCTGGCCGTGGCGGTCGTCGTCGGCGTCGTCATCGCCATCACGAGCGTGCCCAACCGGTACGGCGTGCAGAACACCTTCACGGGGAACCTGCTCACGGGCCTGGTGATCCCCATCGTCGCCCTCGTCCTGGCCATCGGGGCCTTCGGCGACGAGCGCGACGCCCGCACGCTGCCCCTGCTGCGCGCCGTGGCCCGGCCCCGCTGGCACACCGTCCTCGCGCGCTTCGCGGCGGCGTGGACGGCGACGGTCGTCGTGGTGCTGCCCGCCGCGGTGGCGTGCGCGGTGCTGGGCCTGTCGGTCAACCAGCCCGCGGGCCGGGTCGTCGGGGGCGTCGCCCTCGCGACGGTCCTCACGGCCGGGGCGTACTGCTCGGTGTTCGTGCTGCTGTCGCTGCTGACCCGTCGCGGGCTGCTGGCCGGGCTCGCGTACGTCGTGCTGTGGGAGACGTTCCTGGCCGGGCTGGCCCCGGCGCTGCGCGGGTTGTCGATCGGGTCGTACGGCCGTCGGGTCGCCTCGCTCGCGATCCCGGGAGACGTCCCGCTCGGCACGGTGTCCTCCCTCGGGGTGCCCGGGGCGGCCACGGTCCTGGCCGGGATCACCGTCGTCGCGGTGGCCCTGTCGGCGGTCCGCCTGCAGCGCATGGACGTCTGACCCCCTGGGTCCCGGTCAGCGGACGGTGAGGGGCCGGCCGGTCCGGGCCGCGACGACCGCGGACTCGGCCAGCAGGCTCAGGCCCAGGACGAAGAGCACCGACTGCCCGACCGTGTGCGAGGCCACGCCGAGGGACACGGCGCCGGCGTCCAGGCCGAGGCGCAGCACGACGAGCAGCGCCATGAGCCCGAAGCAGGCCGGGCCCCAGCTCGTCACGAGCTGCCCGCCGGCCCGGCCCACCCGGACCAGGGCCCCGCGGGCCGCGCCCAGTCCGAGGGCGAGGCAGCCCGTGAGGACGAGGAACGCCGCCGCCGGCGCGTCGAGCACGACGTCGTGCAGCAGGAACACCCCCACGACGGTGAGGACCAGCGGCGTCCGGAACGACTCCTCGGCCACGGGGCGGGGCCGGGCCCGGCGGACCACGAGGAGCGCGACGACGACGAGGGCGGCGAGGACGGAGACGAGAGTGGTCATGGGGACGACCCTCCGCCGTGGACACCCCCGGCCGGATCGGCCCGCGGGTCCGTCCCGGGTGGAGAGCGGGTGGAGCCGCGGGTGGAGGTGGCCCTCGACCCAGGGGACGAGGACGGGGTCGCGGGCTGCGGCCTAGGGTTC
Encoded proteins:
- a CDS encoding ABC transporter ATP-binding protein yields the protein MSAVELTGVSKWFADTVALSDVSFALGAGVTGLLGHNGAGKSTALQLLAGATRPSQGTVRVLGLDPHADPAVHRGLGIVADGEATWAHATARTQVEFLARQRGVADHRAATAAVLERVGLTHAADRRVGGFSKGMRQRVKLAQALVHDPQVLLLDEPLNGLDPAQRRADVDLLAALGQEGRTVLVSSHVLSEVERMAARVLVVVNGRLVAEGEPGGIRELLVDRPRTVRLEGDRVLELAGTLLAEGLVGSVRREGGGRPGVLVEAPRAVALAEAVPRLARECSTTLRRVEGVGEDLESVFAHLVRAARGAGR
- a CDS encoding ABC transporter permease subunit, coding for MSTTLYGFSLRGILFRGRTAGFAALPLAVAVVVGVVIAITSVPNRYGVQNTFTGNLLTGLVIPIVALVLAIGAFGDERDARTLPLLRAVARPRWHTVLARFAAAWTATVVVVLPAAVACAVLGLSVNQPAGRVVGGVALATVLTAGAYCSVFVLLSLLTRRGLLAGLAYVVLWETFLAGLAPALRGLSIGSYGRRVASLAIPGDVPLGTVSSLGVPGAATVLAGITVVAVALSAVRLQRMDV